A region of Salvia splendens isolate huo1 chromosome 17, SspV2, whole genome shotgun sequence DNA encodes the following proteins:
- the LOC121773926 gene encoding probable 2-oxoglutarate-dependent dioxygenase AOP1 has product MSRVSMKLPLIDLSNLGENDSPRWESTKTQIREALEEYGSFEATFNNIIPLELRKSVGDGIRQLFDLPLSIKQLNKNSPKTYNGYVGQNDYGRLVESTGVNGVLSSHAVDTFTNLMWPDQGNPTFSKDIQLYCEKLSELDKIVRRMVVESLGLEKYIDEHMNSTVYRCRFQKYVAPRTPNSMLGFFSHTDKNIISTLHQLNHVNGLQILTKDGKTWIPADPTSLDSFVVFVGSSFHAWTNGQLHAPIHRVVVSGDEARYSIGLFSIPKEGYMIKTPEELVNEDHPLLYNPFDYYKFLDFIYTNADASRASPDPLIEYCGA; this is encoded by the exons atgaGTCGTGTAAGCATGAAGCTCCCTTTGATTGATTTGAGCAACCTAGGAGAAAATGATTCTCCAAGGTGGGAATCAACCAAAACCCAAATTCGTGAAGCCCTTGAAGAATATGGGAGTTTTGAAGCTACATTCAATAACATTATTCCTCTTGAGTTGAGGAAATCAGTTGGTGATGGTATTCGACAACTTTTTGATCTCCCTTTATCCATCAAACAACTCAACAAAAATTCACCCAAAACTTACAATGGCTATGTTGGACAAAATGATTACGGTCGACTCGTGGAAAGTACGGGCGTCAATGGCGTCCTCTCGTCTCACGCAGTCGACACCTTCACCAACCTCATGTGGCCTGATCAAGGCAATCCCACTTTCAG CAAAGATATACAGTTATATTGTGAGAAACTGTCTGAACTAGACAAGATTGTGAGGCGGATGGTGGTGGAGAGTCTTGGACTGGAAAAATACATAGACGAACACATGAACTCCACGGTTTACCGCTGTCGTTTCCAGAAGTACGTGGCACCTCGAACGCCTAACTCAATGCTCGGATTTTTTTCCCATACAGACAAGAACATCATCTCCACATTGCATCAGCTCAATCATGTTAACGGTTTGCAGATTCTTACCAAAGATGGCAAAACTTGGATCCCTGCAGATCCAACATCACTCGATTCATTCGTTGTCTTTGTCGGGAGCTCTTTCCAT GCATGGACAAACGGGCAACTGCATGCTCCAATCCACAGGGTGGTGGTGAGCGGGGATGAAGCTCGATACTCTATCGGATTGTTTTCGATTCCGAAAGAAGGGTACATGATTAAGACTCCGGAAGAGTTGGTGAATGAAGATCACCCTTTGCTCTACAATCCTTTTGATTACTATAAGTTCCTTGATTTTATCTACACAAATGCTGATGCTAGTAGGGCTTCGCCGGATCCTCTCATTGAATATTGTGGAGCCTAA
- the LOC121773948 gene encoding probable 2-oxoglutarate-dependent dioxygenase AOP1, which produces MSRVSMKLPLIDLSNLGENDSPRWESTKTQIREALKEYGSFEATFNNLIPLELRKSVGDGIRQLFDLPLSIKQLNKNSPKTYNGYVGQNDYGRLVESTGVNGVLSSHAVDTFTNLMWPDQGNPTFSKDIQLYCEKLSELDKIVRRMVVESLGLEKYIDEHMNSTVYRCRFQKYVAPRTPNSMLGFFSHTDKNIISTLHQLNHVNGLQILTKDGKTWIPADPTSLDSFVVFVGSSFHAWTNGQLHAPIHRVVVSGDEARYSIGLFSIPKEGYMIKTPEELVNEDHPLLYNPFDYYKFLDFIYTNADASRASPDPLIEYCGA; this is translated from the exons atgaGTCGTGTAAGCATGAAGCTCCCTTTGATTGATTTGAGCAACCTAGGAGAAAATGATTCTCCAAGGTGGGAATCAACCAAAACCCAAATTCGAGAAGCCCTTAAAGAATATGGGAGTTTTGAAGCTACATTCAATAACCTTATTCCTCTTGAGTTGAGGAAATCAGTTGGTGATGGTATTCGACAACTTTTTGATCTCCCTTTATCCATCAAACAACTCAACAAAAATTCACCCAAAACTTACAATGGCTATGTTGGACAAAACGATTACGGTCGACTCGTGGAAAGTACGGGCGTCAATGGCGTCCTCTCGTCTCACGCAGTCGACACCTTCACCAACCTCATGTGGCCTGATCAAGGCAATCCCACTTTCAG CAAAGATATACAGTTATATTGTGAGAAACTGTCTGAACTAGACAAGATTGTGAGGCGGATGGTGGTGGAGAGTCTTGGACTGGAAAAATACATAGACGAACACATGAACTCCACGGTTTACCGCTGTCGTTTCCAGAAGTACGTGGCACCTCGAACGCCTAACTCAATGCTCGGATTTTTTTCCCATACAGACAAGAACATCATCTCCACATTGCATCAGCTCAATCATGTTAACGGTTTGCAGATTCTTACCAAAGATGGCAAAACTTGGATCCCTGCAGATCCAACATCACTCGATTCATTCGTTGTCTTTGTCGGGAGCTCTTTCCAT GCATGGACAAACGGGCAACTGCATGCTCCAATCCACAGGGTGGTGGTGAGCGGGGATGAAGCTCGATACTCTATCGGATTGTTTTCGATTCCGAAAGAAGGGTACATGATTAAGACTCCGGAAGAGTTGGTGAATGAAGATCACCCTTTGCTCTACAATCCTTTTGATTACTATAAGTTCCTTGATTTTATCTACACAAATGCTGATGCTAGTAGGGCTTCGCCGGATCCTCTCATTGAATATTGTGGAGCCTAA